GTGGACCCCACCTTGCACAGCACTGCCTTCCCACTCCTGGCATCCACACAGGGAACAGACACTTGACTTGCCCAGTGCCACTCACAATAGACCCACTGCCCTGAGATCTCCCTGCTGGGACTTGGCGCTCAGTCTTTGGAAGCTGTTCCGTTGCTCAGGCTGAAACTGGTCCCTCCAAAATCCAGCCCTTGGCTACCTGAAAACAGCAAAGTAACCAGGGATTCGGAGGGAATTACCCAGCCATTTCCCATGAAGAGGGCGGATGCCTGAGAACTGGATCCAAATGAGAGTATTTCATGTCTGCCAGAGCTAGGTGATGGCAGTTTGGAGGGTGTGGCGGTATTTGTTAGGCACGACTGAGGTGCCCAGTGACTTGTAATTAATGCCAACGGTTAGCCCCCCTGGCTGCTTGCGGACAGAATTGCTATTTGATGTCAAATAAAAGGGAAAGGCAAGTCATGTGGCCCGGAAGTCAAGACCATACTCGTTCACAGGTGCCCTAGGTAAAGAGGGGATCCCAGGAGTCAGCCTGTGCTGAGGGCATGGGTGTTGCAGTTCACAGCCTATTTTGGCATGAGTGGTAAGCCCTGGGCAAGTTACCCAACATCTGAGTCTCCATTCtcccattgaaaaaaaaaaaaaaatatatatatatatatatatatatatatatatatatatatatatatatatatatatatttctttctttttggctgtgctctttgttgctgcgtgggttCTTCTCTAGTGGTGGCGAgccggggctgctctctagtggtGCTGCATGGTCTTCTCAGTGCAGcgggttctcttgttgcagagcacaggcttggtagttgtggcacatgggcttagctgctccgtggcgtgtggaatcttcctgggtcagggatcaaacctgtggctcctgcactggtaggcgggattctttaccactgagccaccagggaagcccccattttccCATTTGTGGAAAGGAGATTATATCTCTATGTGGGGATTAAATGATAGTGTCCTGGCTTAATAAACAATGGCCTTTCTGATCACTATATCCACACTGACATTCATGGAGAGAGAATCCTTTCAGCTCCCAACAAGCTCTTGGGGAAAGACTCATTGGTTTAGAAGTAATACTCTGGGCTGGAGGTTAAGGATGGGATCGGAAATTTGCTGATCTGGTGCCAAAGGGAGTATGGATGACCTCTAGCGAGCACCCCCAGGACAAGATGCTGCCACAGCGTTTGGACACATTCCCAACCATGTCATCTGATCAGCACAGGAACCAGTGAGAGCGTAAATGTGCAGGCTGGAGTGAATATGCCaatttcagagaggttaagtaacctgcccaaggacacacagctcagAGGTCAGAGGCCTGAACCTATACTAAGCTGATCTCACCCCCTGGCCACAGCTGGTAAATTATGATGTCACTGAATGCTAAACCCTGCCTCTCACTATTCAGAGGGAGAAGGACCTTTTGAAAAGGTCTGAATGTGCTCCTGACTTGACACGTGGGGAACTGAATTCCAGAGAGGTCACAGAGCTGCCTGCTCAGTGCGCTCCCACTGCTGCCCCCGTGCCAGCTTTCAGCATCCTTGTTGGTCGTGTGAAGTTGGGGTGAAGGAGCCTGGGTGGGGGCAGCATGCTGCAGTCAGCCTGCGAGAGTACCAATCCGACCTTCGTCATAGGACATAACCTCTCTGTGGCTCAGTCTCCTCCACTGTTGGAGGGGCAAAATAAAAGCACATGGCTCAGGGACtgcccttgtggtccagtggctaagactgcactctcaatgcagggggcccaggttcaattcctggtgagggaactgaATCCTACATGCGACCGCTatgacctggcacagccagataaataaatattttttaaacaaaagcataTGGGTCAGGAGATTAAAGAACTAATACATGTGAAAAACTTAGTATGGTACTTGGCATGTGCTGAGTGGTCTATAATGTCTGGTGAGTGGTCTATAATGTCAGctatttattatcatcattattattcatAACATCGCGGCTATTCAAGTACCCTCCAGACACAGAAGCAGTGCTGGTGTGCCTAGATGTATGTCCTGTGGTCTTCATCAACCACTTGAGCATGTGACCTGTGGTCCAAAAAGAGTCAATGATTCTCACAAAATTGTGATCAGCACTGGGGGTTTATAACCCCGAGCACAACAGTCTGTGCCCTTATGGTGCATACAGACAATTGCCTGCGATTTCTGCTACCACACTTGCACcagtattttatttaacatttaaatgatttatatgttttaaaatatatttgtatcagcatctccagagaaacagaaccagtaggtTGTAgatagacagaaagagagagagacagcgcCAGATTTAAGAAATTGGCTTATGTAACTGTGGAAACTGGCACGAAATTTGCAGGGCCAGCCAGCAGCCTGGAAATTCCAGTAGGAGTTGATGTTGGTTGCAATCCTGAGTTTAAAGGCCATCTGGAGGCCCAATTCTTTCCAATTCAAAAGACCTCATTTTTTCTCTAAGGCCTccactgattggatgaggccttCCACATTATGAAGAGTAATCTGCTTTTCTGtatactgatttaaatgttaatcatgtcaaaaaaaaaaaaaaacaccttcacagcaacatcaGGCTAGCGTGTGTGGTCAAGGACTGGGTATGATAGCCTAGACATGTTGGCACGTAAAATTAACCATTATAGACCATCACTAGTCACCCATAcaacttcttcagttcagttcagttcagtcgctcagtcatgtctgactctgccaccccatgaatcacagcacgccaggcctccctgtccatcaccaactcctggagttcactcaaactcatgtccatcgagtcggtgatgccatccagccatctcatcctctgtcatccccttctcctcctgcccccaatccctcccagcatcagggtctttcccaatgagtcagctcttcgcatgaggtggccaaagttttggagttcagcttcagcatcagtccttccaatgaacacccaggactgatctcctttaggatggactggttggatctccttgcagtccaagggactctcaagagtcttctccaacaccacagttcaaaagcatcaattctttggcgctcagccttcttcacagttcaactctcacatccatacatgactactggaaaaaccacagccttgactagatggacctttgttggcagagtaatatctctgctttgcaatatactatctaggttggtcataactttccttccaaggagtaagcatcttttaatttcatggctgcaatcaccatctgcagtgattttggagcccagaaaaaaaaaatctgacactgtttccactgtttccccatctatttcccatgaagtgatgggaccagatgccatgatcttagttttctaaatgttgagctttaagccaactttttcactctcatcaagaggctttttagttcctcttcactttctgccataagggtggtgtcatctgcatatttaaagttactgatatttctcctggcaatcttgattccagcttgtgcttcttccagctcagcgtttctcatgatgtactctgcgtataaattaaataagcagggtgacaatatacaacttatTAAACTATACTTAATCTCCCAACAAAGGCAATAACAAGGTCATGCTTCTGTCTAACACAACTACCTTACCTACAACTGAAAATGTATAAAACTGTCCTCAAAGGAGGATGTAAAGTCCTTGTGTGATGGTCACTTTTGAACTTGCTATCATGTAACTTAAATACTGTGATATTAACAACACATAAATACTACAATGTGCAGTCAATACATTCTATGTTATATGAGAAGGGaacaaaagagggaagaaaacaaagatatttgccatatacatatatatttacctatatatatatatatatatatatatatattacatgtgcttccctggtggctcagggttagagaatcagcctaccaatgcaggagatgcaggtttgatccctggataggaaagatcccctgcagaaggaaatggcaacccactccagtattcttgcctgggaaattcccatggccagaggagcctggtgggctacagttcatggggtcgtggacacagcttagtgacctaacaacaacaaatatattacattatttacgtatttatatatattacatatttgtaAGAAAATAATGAAGCAGCACTCAACAGTTACAGTTGTCATTTCTGTTTCTGGAACCAGTCATGTGGTCACAGCTGACATTTATAAATACCTTCTTCTCCTACCTACTCTGTGTTCACTTTGCCCCCTGCTTGTACCTCATTTGGTCATGGTTCTTGATCTGGTGACGCTAAACCTTCATTTTTGAAGGGTCTCGGCCTTTATCAGTCCAGTCTTGATTGGGTTGTTACAGTAGCTTCCCACTGACTTTAATCTCAGGGCAGGGTAGTACTAAGAGATGCCCTAAGGGATCTCCTCTGTTTCATAGGCTTTCTTAGCGCCATTGCAGTCTTACCCATTAGCCTAGAGTATTTGCTATGTTTTTCCACTAGCTCCAATCAGCATACCATCAATGTACTGGACCAGTGTGGTgtcttagagaaggaaaagacagtcTAGGTCCCTGAAGACAAAATCATGACACAAGCCTGGAGAGTTGATAAGGTTGAGGCCTATCTCTCTTTAAAAGATCTCGAGTGGTACACTGATATTGAAGGCACATCAAAGGAAAACTTGATCCTTGACGCTCTCCTTCCCTTGGGAAGCTGACCGGACTCAGATCCAGTGGCTCTAATTCCTAGCTctgtgggcaagttacttaacatccTTGTGACTTTCTTCCCATCAGCCAAATGGGCTCATAAATAATAGTGTTCCTCTTTAGATTCATTGTGAGggatgaaagataaaaaaaaaaaaaaaaaaaaattaaccaggtGTGACACATACAAAATGCTGTCAAATAGTAATATTGAAAGGGAAACAATTACAAAATGATATGTAAGGCTAGGTCTGAATATCACCTAAAAAAATCCCTCCTCTGGACGCATCCCACTTTCTGAACATCTTTTCTGGATTGAGGTGGGCTGGCTAGGCTGTATAGATACGCAAAGGACCCAGACAAACGTGCCCATATATCCCTTCAAACTAGAGAGTGCAGGAAGGATGGAAGCAGAGGCCATTTCCGTTTATACCCAAAAGAGGCTCCCCGGGCGCAGTGTCCGCCTTGAATTGAGACAGAAAAACAGGGCCAAAGGCCTTCTGAGCACTGGGGGAGGAAATATTCGGGTTTTTCCACCGCCTCCTTTCAGCAGGGACGTGAGCACAGGCTGGGGTTGCACACGGGCTCCGGAAAGGACGAACTTGAGAACTTGAGTACAAAGGAACGGGCGGCGAGAGGGGTTGGGGCGGCGAAGACGGATGATTGGGTTCTTGGAAGATCCTGAAATAAAGGTGGCGTCCTACCTTGGGAAAATTGGGAAGGGGCGGGTAGAGAAGCTGGGACACCGAGAGCAACCCGGCACACGTTCCCTCCGCGAGTTCTCGTGACAAAGGGGGCGGTCGGAGCACTGCGCACGGACCGAAGTCTTGCTCACTGAACCTGCGCTCGGCGGGCGCCGCCAGGTGCGCTCAGCCCAGCGGGGCGGAGTGGACCGCGTGGTCCCACCGAGGTGCGCTCAGCCCAGCGGGGCGGAGTGGACCGCGTGGACCCACCGAGCGGGGCGGGAGGAGTGCAAGGCCGGGGCGGGGCCTCTGCGCCCGGGCCGCCTCCTCTGTGTATAAACTGAACCGCGCGTTTCTGGATTCCAACACGTCCCCAACCGGCTCAAGGACCTCTACTTTGCCACTTGCTTTGGACGGCCACACTTCGTCTCCGAATGGACCCCAACTGCTCCTGCTCCACTGGTAAGGGATCCCTGGCTCTGGGACTTCGGATGTCCCCTCCCCAATATCAAGAGGTGTCCCTGGGTTTAGAAGAGGGAGTATTTTGGGTGAGCTTCTGTAGTTAACCCAGCATGTACCTTCTCCCCAAACTAGCGACTTCATCTTCCATTAGAGCGTTCCCTTCCTCTTAGTCTTCCGTTTCAGAGGCAAGAGGTCTGAGGCTCAAGGCTGCCCGGTCCCACATCATTCAGGTGTCACGGGGCCTCTGGGTTGGCTCCAGGGCTCTGTCCAGGCCTCCGTATTGCCAaagctgggtggggaggagatATTGCTTCTTCTGGGCTCAGACAGAAGGTCCGGACCATCAGACCCAGGCTTCCTGAATGGGCACTGGAGCCTGGGCTCCTCCTTGGGGGTAAATACAAGACAGTACCCTTTGCACCGAAGGGCAGAGAAGCGGggtggcagggggctggggaATGAGCCTTCTGTCTGTTCTGTGCTGGACTGGAGCTCCCAGGGCTGGTGCTGacccaggaggagggggagggcccTGCTGATGTCTGCAGTGGCTCATCCTCTCCCCTGCTCACCGCTGGCTTTTCCCTTCCTGGCAGGCGGCTCCTGCAGCTGCCCTGGCTCCTGCACCTGCAAGGCCTGCAGATGTCCCTCCTGCAAGAAGAGTGAGTGCGCGGCCTCCTCTGGGAACccagggagggggtgggtggggagtgcTGTAGCTAGCGGGAGGGAGGGAACCCAGAGTGGGTTCTGAGTGCATGGTTCTGGGGGGCTGGCCCTCTTTTGCCGCTGGGCACCCACGTGTCACTGCGGCTTCTAACTTTCTGCCCTGTCCTGGGCTTAGATGGAGCCAGGCAGCCATTTCCTAGTAGAACTCATGCCAAAGGTCCTCCAAGCTGTCTTAGGGCATGTTTTTCTGCACTCAGGGTCCTCTGGGTCTGAAGGTTTTGCCGCAGGGTTGCTGTTGGGCAGGGAGGTGCCTGGGAAATGCATTGCTAACACCTGCTTTCCCCCATCTCTCCCcaggctgctgctcctgctgccctGTGGGCTGTGCCAAGTGTGCCCAGGGCTGCATCTGCAAAGGGGCCTCGGACAAGTGCAGCTGCTGTGCCTGATGTCGGGGAGAGCCTGCCCCAGGTATCAATGGAGGAACGTGGGCCAACCTGCATTTTTGTACAACTCTGACTTGATCACTACATTCCCTTTCTTAGGAAATATGTGAATGGTAATAAAGATTGTTGACACTATTctgattcagttttcttttctgtgcattCGGAATAAGGGCTTTTGTAGGAGACTGGATGAGAACTGTAGAGACATGGCAACTAGAACAAAGCGTTAGGCCCCAATAAACTAAGTGTGCTGAGCAGATTCAGGGTCCCTCCGTTCTCATGTCAAGGGTTGGTGGCTTCATTTTCCATCCTCTGATTGCCCTGAATAACTTCAGTTCCTCACAGATTTTAGGCTTGATAGA
The nucleotide sequence above comes from Bos indicus x Bos taurus breed Angus x Brahman F1 hybrid chromosome 18, Bos_hybrid_MaternalHap_v2.0, whole genome shotgun sequence. Encoded proteins:
- the LOC113876838 gene encoding metallothionein-1C, with translation MDPNCSCSTGGSCSCPGSCTCKACRCPSCKKSCCSCCPVGCAKCAQGCICKGASDKCSCCA